The Buchnera aphidicola (Cinara pseudotaxifoliae) genomic interval AAAAAGATTTACTACAACTTACAGATTATGAGTTAAAAAAAAAAACAGATGAATTTAAATTACGATTAAAATATGGAGATACTCTTGATTCATTACTTCCAGAAGCTTTTTCTGTTGTTCGGGAAGCTAGTAAACGAGTTTTTGGAATGCGTCATTTTGATGTACAGATTTTAGGAGGAATTATTTTACACAAACAGAGTATTGCTGAAATGCGTACCGGAGAAGGAAAAACACTGACCGCTACTCTTCCGGCATATTTAAATGCTTTGTTAGGTGACGGTGTACACATTGTTACAATGAATGATTATCTTGCGAATAGAGACGCAAATAAAAATCGTGTTTTATTTGAATTTTTGGGATTAAGTGTTGGGGTTAATGTATCTGGTATTTCACAAGAAGATAAAAAAAAAGCATATTTAGCAGATATTACTTATGGTACTAACCATGAATATGGTTTTGATTATTTGCGAGACAATATGGTTTTTTGTAATAAACAAAAAGTACAAAGAAAACTGCACTTTGCTTTAGTAGACGAAGTTGATTCAATTTTAATCGATGAAGCCAGAACACCTTTAGTAATTTCCGGACCTATAGAAAATAGTGATTTTTTATATCAAAAAATAAATTCTTTAGTTCCTTATTTAATCCCTAAAAATAAAAAAAATTACACTGAAACTGATAAAATAGGTGATTTTTATATAGATTATAAACAACGTCAAGTTCATTTAACTGAAATAGGATTAATTAAACTTGAAAGGTTATTAGTAAAACATAACTTTTTATCTAAATCAGAATCATTGTATTTATCTAAAAATATTTTCTTCATTCATCATGTTCTTTTAGCGCTAAAAGCACATTATATTTTTTTAAAAAATATAGATTATCTGGTACAAAATAACAAGATAATTATTGTAGATGAACATACAGGAAGAATTATGTCTGGAAGAAGATGGTCTGATGGACTACATCAAGCAGTAGAAGCAAAAGAAAAAGTACTTATACATAATGATAATCAAACACTAGCATCAATTACATTACAAAATTATTTTCGTTTATACTCTAAGCTATCAGGTATGACAGGTACAGCTTCAACAGAAGCATGCGAATTTAATTCCATTTATAATTTAGATACTGTTATTATACCCACTAATAAACCTATGATTCGTAATGATATGTCTGATTTAATATATCTTTCTGAATTTGATAAAATTAATGCAATTATATCTGATATACAGGATTGTGTAAAACGAGGACAACCCGTCCTAGTAGGGACGGTCTCTATAGAAAAGTCTGAAAAAATTTCTAAAATATTAAAAAAAATTAATATTTCACATAATGTTTTAAATGCTAAATTGCATTCTAAAGAAGCAATAATTATATCCCGAGCTGGAGAACCAAAGGCTGTTACTATTGCAACTAATATGGCTGGAAGGGGTACTGATATTGTTTTAGGAGGAATAAAATTAGAGACAAGAAAAAAACAATGTATTGTTAATAGGAAAAGTGTATTTCAATATTCTTGGAATAAAAAAAATCATGCAGTTATTAAATCAGGAGGTTTACATATTATAGGAACTGAACGACATGATTCGAGAAGAATAGATAATCAATTAAGGGGACGATCTGGCAGACAAGGAGATCCTGGTTCTTCAAGATTTTATTTATCATTAGATGATACTTTAATTCGTTTGTTTGCTTCCGATAATATTATTAGTTTTATTAAAACGATTGGAATGAAAAAAGGACAATCTATTGAGCATCCTTGGTTAAATTCTGCAATTGAAAGAGCTCAAAAAAAAGTAGAAAATCAAAATTTTGATATAAGAAAACAATTATTAGAATATGATAATGTTATTAATGAACAACGTGAAGTAGTATATAGAGAAAGAAATAAGTTAATTAATATATCTAATATTCACGATCATATTTTAAAAATCTTAAAAGATAGAATTAATTTTTGTATTAAACAATATATTTCTGGAAATACAGTTAATCAAGATAGTTTTAGATCCTTGGAAAAGGAGTTAAAAAATAATTTTTATTTTATTAAATCAATTAATAAATTTTTAGAACATGACACTACATTATATGACAATGTAGATAAATTAATCGATTTAATTGTTACTACAATACAATTTAGTTATAGTAAAAATACTTCTTTAGTTTCGAAAAAATGTTCTAATATGATTGAAAAATCAGTTATGTTACAAATATTAGATATTTTTTGGGTAGAACATTTAAATTCAGTAGATTTTTTAAGACAAAGTATTCATTTACGAGGATATGCTCAACAAGATCCTCAACAAGAATATAAAAGAGAATCGTTTTTTATGTTTCAATCCATGTTAGAATCTATAAAAAATAATGTAATAAAAAGTTTAGTTAATATTTTTTATGTAGATTTTGAACAAAAAAAAAATGTATATATGAATATAATTGATCGTAAGGATTATAATGAATTTCATTTGTTAATCATGAAATCTATTAAAATAACATGATTGTAAGCTAATTTTTATGTTTTAAAAATTTTTTTAATATTAGAATATGTCTTTTTTTCTGTTATTTATTAGTTTTAATAATGATTTTTGTTATGCGCTCATGAGTACACTGGATGTATTAAAAAGAATATATAATTTATATATAAAAACAAGATCTTTGTTCATTAAAAGAATATATTTTTTTTAAAAAATTTTACGTTTAATTATTTATCCGTTATTTTTCAATAGTTGCATGTATTTTAAAGATATATTTTTATATGAATATGTAAAACGATAAAATGATTGTATATGATCAATTTTTTAAGATAAAAATATATTGTATTTAAATAAAAATCTTAATTAAATAAAATATATTGTGCGATAAATGAAATTTAAACTACTTTAGATATAAACATTACTTCATATATACTATATTATATTTTATAATATCACAAATAAAATAAATAGAAAAATTATTAAAATTATATCAGTGATTAAATTATTAATATGTAGTTATTTTAAAGGTTTGTAACAGTATGTCAAAAAATATTCTTAAAGACATTGATCCTATCGAAACATCTGAATGGATAGATTCTATTGAATCTGTAATAACAAGATATGGTATAAAACGAGTTCATTTTTTAATAAATAAAATTTTAAACTCACGAATGTTAAAAGATACTAATATTCATAAAAATGTTTTTTCTAATTTTATAAATACTATTCATGTTAATCGAGAACCAAAATATCCAGGAAACATTAAAATAGAAAAAAAAATTTGTTCAGTAGTACGATGGAATGCAATTATGATGGTTTTACGAGCTTCAAAGAAAAATTTAGATTTAGGAGGACATATTTCTTCTTTTCAATCATCTGCTATGATCTATGAAGTTTGTTTTAATCATTTTTTTCGTGCTTGTAATAATTATGACAGCGGTGATTTGATTTATTTTCAAGGACATATATCTCCAGGTATTTATTCTCGGGCATACTTAGAAAATCGTATAACAAAAGAACAATTAGACA includes:
- the secA gene encoding preprotein translocase subunit SecA — encoded protein: MLGKIINNFFLSRNERILKNLNEIVVKINMLEKDLLQLTDYELKKKTDEFKLRLKYGDTLDSLLPEAFSVVREASKRVFGMRHFDVQILGGIILHKQSIAEMRTGEGKTLTATLPAYLNALLGDGVHIVTMNDYLANRDANKNRVLFEFLGLSVGVNVSGISQEDKKKAYLADITYGTNHEYGFDYLRDNMVFCNKQKVQRKLHFALVDEVDSILIDEARTPLVISGPIENSDFLYQKINSLVPYLIPKNKKNYTETDKIGDFYIDYKQRQVHLTEIGLIKLERLLVKHNFLSKSESLYLSKNIFFIHHVLLALKAHYIFLKNIDYLVQNNKIIIVDEHTGRIMSGRRWSDGLHQAVEAKEKVLIHNDNQTLASITLQNYFRLYSKLSGMTGTASTEACEFNSIYNLDTVIIPTNKPMIRNDMSDLIYLSEFDKINAIISDIQDCVKRGQPVLVGTVSIEKSEKISKILKKINISHNVLNAKLHSKEAIIISRAGEPKAVTIATNMAGRGTDIVLGGIKLETRKKQCIVNRKSVFQYSWNKKNHAVIKSGGLHIIGTERHDSRRIDNQLRGRSGRQGDPGSSRFYLSLDDTLIRLFASDNIISFIKTIGMKKGQSIEHPWLNSAIERAQKKVENQNFDIRKQLLEYDNVINEQREVVYRERNKLINISNIHDHILKILKDRINFCIKQYISGNTVNQDSFRSLEKELKNNFYFIKSINKFLEHDTTLYDNVDKLIDLIVTTIQFSYSKNTSLVSKKCSNMIEKSVMLQILDIFWVEHLNSVDFLRQSIHLRGYAQQDPQQEYKRESFFMFQSMLESIKNNVIKSLVNIFYVDFEQKKNVYMNIIDRKDYNEFHLLIMKSIKIT